Proteins encoded together in one Impatiens glandulifera chromosome 1, dImpGla2.1, whole genome shotgun sequence window:
- the LOC124921537 gene encoding uncharacterized protein LOC124921537 — protein sequence MIEDRRGGPAPYGVLLAVVVVVIMASPMLFGDGGNAITDLISEMLSPIALLLLPIALLLVIQFLSSERGSVVSSVFNATGSPDSIHRVSGSPVGVALFLILILFLLYNRFSIFGGDDDSGD from the coding sequence ATGATCGAAGACCGACGCGGCGGCCCCGCTCCGTACGGTGTACTTCTCGCCGTGGTGGTTGTAGTTATTATGGCATCGCCGATGCTTTTCGGCGATGGAGGAAATGCGATTACAGATCTCATCTCCGAGATGCTGAGTCCGATAGCTCTTCTTCTCCTTCCAATCGCTTTACTCCTCGTTATTCAGTTCCTTTCCTCCGAACGAGGATCCGTCGTCTCAAGTGTCTTCAACGCTACTGGATCTCCTGATAGTATCCATCGCGTTAGCGGATCTCCAGTTGGCGTCGCTCTTTTCCTTATTCTCATTCTATTTCTTCTCTACAACCGTTTCTCCATTTTCGGCGGAGATGATGATTCCGGTGACTGA